Genomic window ([Empedobacter] haloabium):
CTTCGGCAGCGCTGGGCGGTCGGCGCGTGGGGCGCGCTCGCGCTCCGGCCGTTCGCCGCGCTCGGCGCGCTCGGGCCGCACGCCATCCTCGTGCCAGCCCTTCTCGGCCTTCTTGTCCAGCAGCAGGGGCGTGTTCCCGCGCGCCATCATCGCCAGGGCGGCGGCGATCTCGGTGGCCGGCACGTCGTGCTCCTGCTCGTATTCCTCGACCAGCTGCTGGAATTGCTCCAGCCCGCCCTGCGCCAGCGTGGCCGTGATCTGGTCCTTGAAGCGGGCGATGCGCACGTCGTTCACGGCCTGCAGGGTGGGCAGTTCCATCTGCTTGATCGGCTGGCGCGTGGCGCGCTCGATCGATTTCAGGAGGTTGCGCTCGCGCGGCGTGATGAACAGGATCGCCTCGCCGCTGCGGCCGGCGCGGCCGGTGCGGCCGATGCGGTGCGTATAGCTTTCCGAGTCGTACGGCACGTCGTAGTTGACGACGTGGCTGATGCGCTCCACGTCCAGGCCGCGCGCGGCCACGTCGGTGGCGACCAGGATGTCGATCTTGCCGTCCTTGAGCTGGCCGATGGTGCGCTCGCGCGCGGCCTGCTGCATGTCGCCGTTGATGGCCGCGGCCGAGAAGCCGCGCGCCTGCAGGCGCTCGGTCAGCTCTTCCGTGCCCAGCTTGGTGCGGCTGAAGATGATCATGCCGTCGAACGGCTCGGCTTCCAGGATGCGCGTCAGCGCGTCCAGCTTGTGCATGCCGGAGACCAGCCAGTAGCGCTGGCGGATGTTTTCCGCCGTGCCCGTCTTGGCGGCAACGGTCACCTCCTTCGGATCGTTCAGGTAGGTGTTGGCGATGCGGCGGATCGGCGCCGGCATCGTGGCCGAGAACAGCGCCGTCTGGCGGTCTTCCGGCGTCTCCTGCAGGATGCGCTCGACGTCGTCGATAAAGCCCATGCGCAGCATCTCGTCCGCCTCGTCCAGCACCAGCGTCTTCAGCTTGGACAGGTCGAGCGAACCCTTGTCCAGGTGGTCGATGACGCGGCCCGGGGTGCCGACCACGACGTGCACGCCGCGACGCAGCGCCGACAGCTGCGGGCCGTAGCTCTGGCCACCGTAGATCGGCAGCACGTGGAAGCCCGGCATGTGGGCGGCATAGCGCTGGAAGGCCTCGGCCACCTGGATGGCCAGCTCGCGCGTGGGTGCCAGCACGAGCGCCTGCGGCGCGCTCTGGCGGATGTCGATACGCGACAGGATCGGCAGCGCGAACGCCGCCGTCTTGCCCGTGCCGGTCTGGGCCTGGCCCAGCACGTCGCGGTTGGCCAGCAGGTGGGGAATGGTGGCGGCCTGGATCGGGGACGGCGCTTCGTAGCCGACCTCCTTCAATGCCTTGATCAGCGGTGCGCTGAGCTCGAGATCGGTAAACAGAATGGGTTCCTGGGTTGTTGCAGTCATTGCGGCTCTCGCTAGAATTATCGGGAACGACGCCGGCTCATGGTGGTGCAGGTTCCCTATTGTTCGAATCGCCCCATGCGACAGAAAGGGCGTAGTTTACTCTGTTCCGGCCAGACTGGCGGAACTGTTCGGAATGCCCGTTGCCGAACCGTTCGGCACAGTTGCCGCATTTGCACTACTATCTGGCGCTCCGTCCCCCGAAACAGCCGAGAGAGAACCATGCTTCGATCCTTGTCCGTCGCCGCCCTGGCCGTCCTGCTGGGCGGCAGTGCCAGCGCCGCGGCCTACGGCCCGGAATTGCAGGGCTTCCGCTATCCCTATCCGCTGCAGCAGTTCCGCTTCAATTCGCAGGGCCAGACGATGAAGATGGCCTACATGGACGTGCGGCCGAAAGGTGCCGGCAACGGCCAGGCCATCGTCCTCCTGCACGGCAAGAACTTCTGCGGTGCCACCTGGGAAGCGTCGATCGCCGCGCTGGCCGGCGCCGGCTGGCGTGTCATCGTACCCGACCAGATCGGCTTTTGCGCCTCCACCAAGCCGCCCCATTACCAGTACAGCTTCCAGCAGCTGGCCCAGAACACGATGGCGCTGCTGCGCAAGGCGGGCGTGACGAAGTTCGCGCTGCTCGGCCACTCCACCGGCGGCATGCTGGCCACCCGGTTCGCGCTGATGTATCCGCAGGCCGTCTCCCACCTCGTCATGGTCAATCCGATCGGGCTGGAGGACTGGAAGGCGCTCGGGGTACCGTACCGCAGCGTCGATGAATGGTTCGAGCGCGAGCTGAAACTGACGGCCGACAGCGTGCGCAACTACGAGAAAAGCACCTACTACATGAACCGCTGGAAGCCGGCCTACGAGAAATGGGTGGACATGCTGGCGGGCCTGAACGCCGGCCCGGGGCACCAGATCGTCGCCTGGAACTCGGCCCTGATCTACGACATGATCTATACCCAGCCCGTGGTGCACGAATTTCCCAACCTGAAGGTGCCGGTGACCTTGATGATCGGCGACGGCGACACCACGGCCATCGGCAGCGACATCGCGCCGCCCGAACTGAAAGCGAAGCTGGGCAACTACAAGGTGCTGGGCAAGGAGGCGGCGAAAAAGATCCCGCAGGCGCACCTGATCGAGTTCCCCAACATGGGCCACGCGCCGCAGATGGAGGACCCGGAAGCGTTCCACCGGGCCCTGCTGCAGGCACTCGAACCGGTCCGCTAGCGATGTAGCGCTACCCCCAGCGGCACGCGCTCGCCGGCGGCCAGGCGCGCCTCGTTCTCGTCCAGCACCGCGCCGAACGCGGTGGCGGGCACGGGCCGGCTGAAATAATAGCCCTGCATCTGGTAACAGCCATGCTCGCGCAGGAACGACAGCTGGTCCAGCGTCTCCACCCCTTCCGAGATCACCTGCAGGTTCAGGTTCGCCGCCAGCGCGATGATGGTGGTGACGATGGCCGCGTCGTCCGGGTCCACCGTGAGGTCGCGCACGAAAGCCTGGTCGATCTTCAGCACGTCCACCGTGAAGCGCTTCAGGTGGGCCAGGCTGGAGTAGCCGGTGCCGAAATCGTCGATGGCCAGCTTGACGCCCAGCTTCTTCAACTGGTGCATGACGGCGATGGCATGCTCGACGTCGTTCATGACGAGGCTTTCCGTCAGCTCCAGTTCCAGGCAGTCCGGGTCCAGGCCGGCTTCCCTCAGCACGTCCGCCACGCTGCCGACGAAGTCGCGTTCGGCCATCTGCCGTGCCGACACGTTGACGGCCACGCGCAAGTTGCGCCGGCCCTCGCACTGCCAGGTGCGTAGCTGCTGGCAGGCGCTGCGCAGCACCCACGCGCCCATCTGCAGGATCATGCCGGTCTCCTCGGCCACGGGGATGAAGCGGCCCGGCGCCACCATGCCCATCTCCGGATGCTGCCAGCGGATCAGCGCTTCCATGCCGACGATGCGGCCGCTGCCGATATCGACCTGGGGCTGGTAGTACAGCACGAACTCGCGCCGCTCGAGCGCCTGGCGCAGCGCGCTTTCCATCTGCACCCGCTCGCCCAGCTGCTCGCGCATCGCGTGCGTGTAGAACTTGTAGTTGTCGCCCCCCAGTTCCTTGGCGCGGAACATGGCGATGTCGGCCCGCTCCAGCAGCATGGTCGGGTCGCCGCCGTGCTCGGGGTAGATCGCCACGCCGGCGCTACAGGCGATGAAGGTTTGCTTCTCGTCCAGCACCAGCGGGCCGTTCAGGCTGGCCAACACGCGCTGCAACTGCTCCACCGAAGGCTTGCCCGCGCCCTCTTCCGGCAGCAGCATCAGCGCGAACTCGTCGCCGCCCAGCCGTGCCAGCGTGTCGATCGGGCGTACTGCCGCCTGCAGGCGTTCGGCGACGTGCTGCAGCAACCGGTCGCCGGCCTTGTGCCCCACCCGGCTGTTGGTGAACTTGAAGCGGTCCAGGTCGATCGACACCACCCACAGGCTGTGTCCGCGCGCGGCCGACTGGGCGATGTTCTGCTGCAGCCGGTCATGCAGCAGCACGCGGTTCGGCAGGCCGGTCAGCGCATCGTGCGTGGCCTGGTGGTGCAGCTCCGTCTCGTAGGCCTTCATCGCCGTGATGTCGTGCTGAATCGCGACGAAATGCGTGACGGTGCCATGCTCGTCGCGCACCGGCGATACGTAGGTCTCGCTCCAGAACAGCGTGCCGTCCTTGCGGTAGTAGCGCAGGGTGGCATTGCCATCGCGCTGCTCGCGCAGCGCCGTGCGGATCGTCTCGGCGCCCGGCTGGTCGACGTCGTCGCGGTACAGCAGCCGCGGGTTGCGGCCCATGACCTCGGCCGCCGCGAAGCCGGTGCTGCGCTCGAAGGCCGGGTTGACGTAGACGATCGGGTAGTCGTCCTGCGCCGCCACGATCAGGATGGCGTTGCGGCTCGACTCGATCGCCCGTTCGCGCAGCAGCAGGTTGCGGTTGGCCTCGGCCAGCTGCGTCGTGCGTTCCTCCACCCGCTGGGCGATGGCGCGATGGCGCGTGGCCAGCGTGTGCACGTAGGCCGTGCCCAACAGGGTGGTCAGGATGCCCAGCACCAGGGTGGACAACGAGGCCAGATGATCGGCCACGAGAATATCGTCGCTCATGCTGGCCACCACGTGCCAGGTGCGCCCGGCCACCTCCAGCGGCACGTCGAGCGGCGCCGGTGGCCGCTGGTACAGCCAGGACAGCGGCGGCGCCAGCGCCGCGCGTCCCCCTTCCGGCGGCGGCGCGTAGTACACCAGGGTCTGGGAGGAGCGCTCCGGCCCCGCATACACGTGCAGGCCGACGCCCTGGATGCGCTGCGCCTGCTGGTGCACCTGGTGCAGGCCCGAGGCCATCAGGATCTTGCTGACCATCTCGGCCGGCAACAGGGTCACGGCCGTCTCGCCGACCAGTGCGGCGCGACGCGCGTCCACGTCGGGCAGCGCCACGTCGAAGCGATACACCGGCATCGAGATCAGCATGCCGACGGTGGAGCGGGCCTGTGCCAGGGTCACGAGCGGGCTGGCCGTCGCCAGGCCGGTATCGTAGGCGCGTTGGCGCGCCACCTCGTCGGCCGAGGAATACAGCGAGTCGAGCCCCAGCGCCGGTTCGTTGCCGCGGTACGGCTCGATGTATTCGATCACGCGGTAGCGCGGGCGGTCGCCGGCCGGCACCACTTCGCCGTCGCGGAACTCGGTCACGCGGGCGCCCAGCGCCTGCCGGGCCAGCGAGGCTTCCATCGCCGCGCGCTCGTCGGCGCGGATGAAGCGCATGAAGCTGTAGCCCAACACGTAGGGATAGCGATCCAGCAGCGGCTGCGTGAAGCGGCGGAATTCGTCGCGGCTGACGTCCGGCTGGCTGACGAACAGCTGGTTGACGGCGCGCAGCCCGTCGATGGCGTTGTTGATGCCTTCCTTCAGGGCGAACTCGCGCACGTGCGCGCGCTGGGAAAAGGCGAGCACGAGACGGTCCTGCTCCAGCCGGCTGACGCCGGTGAACAACAGGCCCGTCAGCACCGAACCGCACAGCAGCGCCAGGGTGGCCGCGACGGGCCAGCGCCGAACAGGCTGTCGGCTGAGTTGAGTATCGGAAATCTGGGCCACCTTTTGACGAGATGGTTGGTACGAGAAGGGTAGCATGGTTTAAGCATGCTGCCGCGCCCTGACGGCAGCCCCGGCACTGCCGCGGTACACGACAGTGGCGCGCGTGGTACGGCGTTGGCCGCTATACTGCGCCGATGCCTGCGGGGCGCCGGTGCCCCTCCCGACCAACCACCGTACAAGGAGAATGCTTTGGACAGCAACACCCAATGGATCGACGTGCAAGGTGAAGACGGCACTTTCCAGGCCTACCTGGCCCTGCCACGCGGCGGCAGCGGGCCTGGCATCGTGCTGATCCAGGAAATCTTCGGCGTCAATGCGCACATCCGCTCCGTGGCCGAGCAGTACGCGGCCGATGGCTATGTCGTGCTGGCGCCCGACCTGTTCTGGCGCCAGGGCGCCCATATCGAACTGGGCTACGACGACGCGGACTGGCAGAAGGCCGCCCAGCTGAAACAGAAGACCGACACCGGCAAGGCCGTGGCCGACGTCGCCGC
Coding sequences:
- a CDS encoding DEAD/DEAH box helicase, with translation MTATTQEPILFTDLELSAPLIKALKEVGYEAPSPIQAATIPHLLANRDVLGQAQTGTGKTAAFALPILSRIDIRQSAPQALVLAPTRELAIQVAEAFQRYAAHMPGFHVLPIYGGQSYGPQLSALRRGVHVVVGTPGRVIDHLDKGSLDLSKLKTLVLDEADEMLRMGFIDDVERILQETPEDRQTALFSATMPAPIRRIANTYLNDPKEVTVAAKTGTAENIRQRYWLVSGMHKLDALTRILEAEPFDGMIIFSRTKLGTEELTERLQARGFSAAAINGDMQQAARERTIGQLKDGKIDILVATDVAARGLDVERISHVVNYDVPYDSESYTHRIGRTGRAGRSGEAILFITPRERNLLKSIERATRQPIKQMELPTLQAVNDVRIARFKDQITATLAQGGLEQFQQLVEEYEQEHDVPATEIAAALAMMARGNTPLLLDKKAEKGWHEDGVRPERAERGERPERERAPRADRPALPKKERIHREPEPGMATYRIEVGYEDGVKPGNIVGAIANEGGVDSKHIGRIEIFEDYTVLDMPADLPAEKLQLLTGVRVAGRMLRIRRDGEAAPEAAAPAEAPARKPVERKPAAERKPNLDTIVESALTEDEAPPKKKKEKPGKATLPMRPYRIEVGSKHAATPSNIVGAIANESGLEARYIGRIEIFDDYSMLEMPDGMPPEIFQHLGKVWVGGQQLKISLADAMPPETAKHTPPKKPVAGKPKAKR
- a CDS encoding alpha/beta hydrolase, which codes for MLRSLSVAALAVLLGGSASAAAYGPELQGFRYPYPLQQFRFNSQGQTMKMAYMDVRPKGAGNGQAIVLLHGKNFCGATWEASIAALAGAGWRVIVPDQIGFCASTKPPHYQYSFQQLAQNTMALLRKAGVTKFALLGHSTGGMLATRFALMYPQAVSHLVMVNPIGLEDWKALGVPYRSVDEWFERELKLTADSVRNYEKSTYYMNRWKPAYEKWVDMLAGLNAGPGHQIVAWNSALIYDMIYTQPVVHEFPNLKVPVTLMIGDGDTTAIGSDIAPPELKAKLGNYKVLGKEAAKKIPQAHLIEFPNMGHAPQMEDPEAFHRALLQALEPVR
- a CDS encoding EAL domain-containing protein translates to MAQISDTQLSRQPVRRWPVAATLALLCGSVLTGLLFTGVSRLEQDRLVLAFSQRAHVREFALKEGINNAIDGLRAVNQLFVSQPDVSRDEFRRFTQPLLDRYPYVLGYSFMRFIRADERAAMEASLARQALGARVTEFRDGEVVPAGDRPRYRVIEYIEPYRGNEPALGLDSLYSSADEVARQRAYDTGLATASPLVTLAQARSTVGMLISMPVYRFDVALPDVDARRAALVGETAVTLLPAEMVSKILMASGLHQVHQQAQRIQGVGLHVYAGPERSSQTLVYYAPPPEGGRAALAPPLSWLYQRPPAPLDVPLEVAGRTWHVVASMSDDILVADHLASLSTLVLGILTTLLGTAYVHTLATRHRAIAQRVEERTTQLAEANRNLLLRERAIESSRNAILIVAAQDDYPIVYVNPAFERSTGFAAAEVMGRNPRLLYRDDVDQPGAETIRTALREQRDGNATLRYYRKDGTLFWSETYVSPVRDEHGTVTHFVAIQHDITAMKAYETELHHQATHDALTGLPNRVLLHDRLQQNIAQSAARGHSLWVVSIDLDRFKFTNSRVGHKAGDRLLQHVAERLQAAVRPIDTLARLGGDEFALMLLPEEGAGKPSVEQLQRVLASLNGPLVLDEKQTFIACSAGVAIYPEHGGDPTMLLERADIAMFRAKELGGDNYKFYTHAMREQLGERVQMESALRQALERREFVLYYQPQVDIGSGRIVGMEALIRWQHPEMGMVAPGRFIPVAEETGMILQMGAWVLRSACQQLRTWQCEGRRNLRVAVNVSARQMAERDFVGSVADVLREAGLDPDCLELELTESLVMNDVEHAIAVMHQLKKLGVKLAIDDFGTGYSSLAHLKRFTVDVLKIDQAFVRDLTVDPDDAAIVTTIIALAANLNLQVISEGVETLDQLSFLREHGCYQMQGYYFSRPVPATAFGAVLDENEARLAAGERVPLGVALHR